From a single Papilio machaon chromosome 19, ilPapMach1.1, whole genome shotgun sequence genomic region:
- the LOC106708352 gene encoding sorting and assembly machinery component 50 homolog A, protein MGTVHAKSRPSEAFGEVGTELLGLEDPIDFEDEPVSKPSIQLNGVRARVDRVHVDGLSRTKDDIVRSAVDDLFHATDFEDVILRAHKVRKALDATGCFREIGVYIDVSSGPGATPEGLEVTFNVKELSRIVGGINTTVSENEGNLVIGIKMPNVAGRGERVQAEYSLGHRSTSNFSVTAAKPFPRSQLTPVVSASVYQQNHEYPWSGYRLLDRGLLLDLAFNTSPSTKHSIQWEGLVRETSVLSKTTSFKVRESSGPQMKSVLRHIVSIDHRDEAVFPTRGGWLQFSSALAGLGGGVAHVRTELQAEANGTLPYADNVVLQGTCAAGVLHDVFGTELADRFFLGGPATLRGFAQRGVGPRADGLALGGTMYWATGVHMYAPLPFVSSRGGLADLFRSHLFLNAGCLAHPEEGESVVSALSEVRVAGGCGVALRLGRVARVELNYCVPLRAAATDCAAPGLQLGVAAHFL, encoded by the exons atggGAACTGTTCACGCTAAG TCTAGACCAAGTGAAGCCTTTGGAGAGGTGGGGACAGAGCTTTTGGGTCTGGAAGATCCTATTGATTTTGAAGATGAGCCTGTCTCCAAGCCCAGTATACAGCTTAATGGAGTTCGG GCCCGTGTAGACCGAGTACATGTGGACGGACTCAGTAGGACCAAAGATGATATTGTGCGCAGCGCAGTTGATGATCTATTCCACGCTACCGACTTTGAAGATGTTATACTACGGGCACATAAA gTACGAAAAGCCCTGGATGCGACTGGCTGTTTCCGTGAGATCGGCGTATACATCGACGTATCCTCAGGACCGGGGGCAACTCCTGAAGGACTTGAG gtaacttttaatgtaaaagaGCTATCGCGTATTGTAGGCGGTATAAATACGACTGTCAGCGAGAATGAAGGAAACTTGGTTATAG GTATAAAGATGCCGAATGTAGCCGGTCGTGGAGAGCGCGTGCAGGCTGAGTACAGCCTGGGACATCGCAGCACCTCCAACTTTAGTGTGACCGCTGCTAAGCCATTCCCACGCAGTCAGCTTACACCTGT TGTATCAGCGTCAGTATACCAGCAGAACCATGAGTATCCGTGGTCAGGGTATCGGCTGCTGGATCGTGGTCTTCTACTCGACCTCGCCTTCAACACCTCGCCCTCG acCAAACACAGCATTCAGTGGGAAGGTTTGGTGCGAGAGACGTCGGTGCTCAGCAAAACTACAAGCTTCAAAGTGCGCGAGAGTAGTG GTCCTCAGATGAAGTCAGTGCTGCGGCACATAGTGAGCATAGACCACCGCGACGAGGCCGTGTTCCCGACACGCGGCGGCTGGCTGCAGTTCAGCAGCGCGCTGGCGGGACTCGGCGGTGGAGTCGCACATGTCCGTACAGAGCTGCAGGCTGAGGCTAACGGCACGCTGCCATACGCTGACAATGTG GTGCTGCAGGGTACGTGTGCGGCGGGTGTGCTGCACGACGTGTTCGGTACGGAGCTGGCGGACCGCTTCTTCCTGGGCGGGCCTGCCACACTGCGGGGCTTCGCACAGCGCGGCGTCGGGCCCCGCGCTGACGGCCTCGCGCTCGGCGGCACC ATGTACTGGGCGACGGGCGTGCACATGTACGCTCCGCTGCCGTTTGTGTCGTCGCGCGGCGGTCTGGCAGATCTCTTCCGCTCCCATCTCTTCCTCAACGCAGGCTGTCTCGCGCATCCGG AGGAGGGTGAGTCTGTGGTGTCAGCGCTGTCGGAGGTGCGTGTGGCGGGAGGCTGCGGCGTGGCGCTGCGCCTGGGCCGTGTGGCGCGCGTAGAGCTCAACTACTGCGTGCCGCTCAGAGCCGCCGCGACTGACTGCGCCGCGCCCGGACTGCAGCTCGGCGTCGCCGCTCACTTCCTCTAG